The Geotrypetes seraphini chromosome 2, aGeoSer1.1, whole genome shotgun sequence genome contains the following window.
gagatagatttgcatctcaatgaggcagtgcatgcaaatccatctcatacatattcattgtggatatcctgaaaacctgacttggctccggctctcgaagaccggaattgcctacccctgggctatgctaataattattttcattattattattattaatgttatTAATAGGTTCCCCTCTATGAATCTAAGTAGACTGGGAAGTGATTCATGATCCACTTCAGTTGAAAATACATTACCCATTCAAAAGGATGTTTTCACTTAGCTGGAGAAGTCATGTTGAATTCTGCACTGCTTTTTATTTTAGTTATTTGATTTACttaaggcggggggggggggttagtgttgagaacaggtttaaaatatatcacCACGTGAACCAGGGAATATATTTTTGCATAATTAGAATGTAATTGTAATTTGCACTTTTACCAACAATTTTCTAGAACCAGGTGGTGCGAAGGATGAATAGTCTTGCATTGAAAACCAAGCAATGAAATCTTTAATGTACATAAAGTAATTGAGATCTCTGGTCAATATTTTATCCTAAAAAGAGCATATGCCACATTCAGCTGCTCTGGTACTAATCTGTATTGAATCCGGTGACTATAAACtttaattcaaattttactgtgcAAGTAATCTTGAATAATAATGAAATagcttagaacagtggttcttcaGCCTGTCCTGGGGAACACCCAGCCAGttgtgttttcaagatatccctaataaatatgtatgagcaAGATTTATCTATAAAGTAGGCAGTAGGCatacaaatttctttcatgcatatttattagggatatcttgaaaatctgactgattGAGGGTCCCccgggacaggtttaagaaccactggcttagaacaAAAAAATGACATTTGCATATCAGTATATTGTTCCTTCACATACCATAAAATTTAATATATGAGCAGTTCAATTGACATGGAACTGCTGTTAtccctggacaagcaggcagctattctcaacatgtgggtgatgtcatccacggagccccgatgcggacagcttcgcaagctgatttgcttgcagaGCCTAGAAAGTTTGCAattgccgcaccgcgcatgcgcgagtgtccTCCCGCCCAGGCAAGGgcacacgtctcctcagttctcagttttccgcagagccgagaagttgTGTTTTCAACGCTCTGTGCTAGACTCAGTTCTaaaacttcgtgccttctctcaccgcggcctGTGTTCTGTTATTTTTCAGGGTCGCTATGTGTTTTGTGCATTTTCatttctaaaaaaaaccaaaattttaacTTTAATTTGATTTCTTTTATCACGGCGGGGCCTGCTTTGCAGCCTCTGCCAGAGGGTTTCGATTTTGCTGAGGCTATCTTTCTGCCTATGTCCAGGCCAGTCACAGGTCCGGTGGAGAAATCTTCGGAGGTATGGCTCCACTAACCCCGGTCTCGACCTCGACCTCAGATCCAGTCAAGTCTTCTATGGGGCTGCCGCTTTCTACTTCGCTTTCATCAAACCTTCCTTATTTGGGAAGTCCTCGTCCTCGATCAAATCTGCCACATCTTCTCCTGAGGAGCCGCTTTCCTCgctgtcttcctcaggtcaggtagcgcaGCAGTCTGTTCCAGCAGTGGTTCTGAAgctgcccaagaagcatgtctccaaatCGAGGcgtcattcttcctcctcttcctcagagACTATAGTCAtaccaaatgtaccagatcaaGTCTCGGTTTCACATTTTCAGGCTGTGATCCAGACCATTATGCCtcaggagtttggtaatatgctttCCAAACATACTCCTACCTCGACTCTACTTCCTGCAGCCCAGACTGAGCACTCAGGAGTTAAGTCCTTGGCAGTTCCTCAAGCTGAATCTATACACTCTATGCAAAGAgtcgagtctttgtgagtgtctcgTCTGCAGCCTTTGCACTCTGTACAAGGAGCCAAGTCCTTGCCAATGTCTCGGGATACCTCGACACAAGGAACTCAGTCTTTTTTTGTGCCTCGACCTCGATCTCCAGCCTCTAGCCCTCCTTCCTCACATAAGGCGCTGCCCTTTTCGAGGCATGGGACAGGACTCCTCAACGTTTTCTCTCAGCGGAACCTGCCTGGTTCGAGGCACTGTTCTCCACATCAGTCAAGGTACCCATCGAGGCCCAGGTCCTCTTCTCGAGACAGGGCTCGTTTCTCCAGGCCTCGAGACTCTTCAAGGCCTCCAACTACGAAGTCGAGAATGCCTCCTGCAGATTACCActatggtttttctcctgtgaaggattctatccattctctcTGTCTATCATCTGTACCTGCATATTCAACCTcaggtatcaatactccagagaggcttcaccttcgttctctgctTTGCGAGGCACCTCGAGGTCACCTTCTTCCCCTCGAGGTCAACCTTCCTTAGAGCAGATGCTTTTTTCCTCACCAAATATTCCACaaagtatttagaggaaatgggtatgtctcattctcctgcggagtctcttaaattgcccactaatagacttctttctcaaactttcaagcgAAATCTTGAGACActttattccattcctgctgtaccaggaaagctggaatcttgttacaggatggtccactgcaagggcttcgagaaatctcagTTACCCCATCAGTCCCTTCTCGTGGAATCTTCTCTAACAAGGACCAATCCTGTCACAGTTTATaccactgtccctcctggaagagagggcaggaccatggatttCGTCATGGTTTCTACCAAACAACTCTTATGGCATTTGGTTGACATCCTGCCTGAATTTTACAAATTTATTCCTCAGAGTTTCAGCATGTGACTGGCTCAACTCcacatgcatctccttcaatcttcctatgatgcatttgaacttgcCTCGAGGGTCGCCACCTTTTCAGTAGCGATGCACAGGCTTGCCTGGCTCTGCACTatagacatggaccccaatcttccaGATTGTCTGGCCacattccttgtcaaggcaattAATTGTTTGATGATTCCATCAAGGCAGCTACTCAatgattgtctgaacatgaaaaatcaatGCTTCCATCACTcatcctaagcctaagccttccaCTTCTAAGGCTTCAGACCTCTTCCATCTTCTCAGAGGTGTTTACATAGAGAACAGCTCCTTATACAAGAGCACCTCCTCAGAAACAACCACAACAGGAGCAGAGGCAACAGAAACCTTAGACTCCTGCTGTGCCTCAGCCCTCTCAGCTCTTTTTATCATTAGGGAAGGATAtgctcttcctttcatccaggttcctccagacctgcctccaaaagagtctctttccaatccatcccagactgcccttcttcttcatgaAGCTCAAACTCTGCTTCAAGGAAGCAGATGCCATCAAGAAACTCATGATGCCATCATGAAACTCATGCCATCAAGGAAGTTctgctggaacagcagagcaggggtttttaccCCCATTACTTCCTAGTCCTGAAAAAAACgagcgatctgcgacccattttggatctcgaagctctcaacaaatttcttgtcagagagcaattttggatgctgtctctagcatcattttacccccttctagatcagaacgattggttatgttctctagatctcaaagaggcttacactcacattcccattcatccagcctctcgactgttcctcagatttcgggtgagaaatctgcattttcagtacagagtgctacctttcggcctggcttaatctccaagagtgttcaccaagtgcctagttgtagcagcagcagctctgcggaaccatgggctccaggtgttcccgtacctggacgactggttcatcaaggattccacagctcaaggggttattgtagcaaccctaCAGACTACATagtttctacaaagtttggggtttgaaatcaactttcccaaatcccagctacagccctctcagaattTATAGTTCATCGGAGCTATCCTGGACATTGTctgactcagagcattccttcctcaacaacgtcaggatgctctcattcgtCTCTGCCACAAGGTGTCTTCCTTGCCTACAATTTCAGCAAgatacatgatggttctcctagctcacatggcctctacagttcacgtgactccttttgccagacttcacctctgaatTCCTCAgcggaccctggcatctcagtgggtgcaggcttgcgacccactctctcaacacattacagtaacTCTTTCATTGAGACATTCTCTACACTGGTGGAttacctacgcttggggggggctcatctcgatggtctccgtactcaaagcCATTGGTCCAGTATGGACCATCAGTGTCGCATTAATCTGTTGGAACTAAGAgcgatcttcagtgctctcaaaacttttcagcatcttcttcacgaccagatagtcctcattcggacagacaaccaagttgccatgtccTATATCAATAAGCAGGgaagaacaggatctctccctctttgttaggaagctcaaaaggtgtggacctgggcaatccatcacaacaccttcatGAGAGTAGTCTACATTCAAGGtgagcaaaactgtctggcggacaaattgagtcatcttctgcaacctcacgattGGACACTCATTTCCTCGATTTTCCATCACatttttgctcagtggggaactcttCAGATAAATTTCTTTGCAtatccccacaacaacaaactgccttgGTTtttctccaggatatactctccttaccgccttgaggcagatgctttccttctggaatggatgactctgttcctttatgcatttcctccattccctctgattctcaagattCTTGTTAAATTCAAACAGGAGCATGCAACCATgcttctgatagctcctcagtggcccaggcagccttggtactcccttctacttcaactcagcaccagggagcctctgcttctaccagtatttccttctctgcttacacagagtcaagggtctctacttcatcccaacctgcagtctctacgtcagacagcttggtacctctccacTTGACTACCTCTCTACAGTTGTCTCAgtctgtacaggacattctagaggcttctaggaagcctaccactagacaatgctacaatcagaaatggactagtttttctgcttggtgcaccattcatcacaaggagcctcaatctacctccttgctgcagttttggattacctgttgcacTTGTCTCAATCAGGACTCAAATCCTCATCCATTCAAGTTCATCtcggtgcaattgctgcttttcatcagcctgtcAAAGGAAAACCCCTCtgtgctcatcctgtggtttccagatttatgaaaagacttttccatgtcaacccATCTCTCAAATCACCTCccatggtttgggatctcaatgttgttcttgctcaattgatgaagcctccttttaaaccaatggctttggctcatataaaatatctcacttggaaagtggtttttctcatttctcttatgtctgctcgcagggtcagcgaGCTACAAGTTTTAGGTGCAGTCCCGCCTTTCACAGTAtaccatcatgataaggtggtcctccgttctcatcctaaattcttacctaaagtggtttcagaatttcatctcaatcaatccattgtactttcagtgttttttccaaaagcctcattctcattctggagaatcagctcttcatactctggactgtcagtttgctttggctttctacttgcaaagaactaagccacacagatctgcacCTCAACTATTTGTCtgctttgatccaaacaagttgggacatctgatttccaagcgcaccatctccaatagGTTAGCTGCTTGCAATCTCTTTCTGCTGTGCTCAGGctagactgcatctacagagtccagtcacagcccataaagtcggAGCCAAGGCGGcctcagtagctttccttagatctactcctattcaggaaatctgtaaagctgccacttggtcctcggtttatACCTTCACCTcttattattgtctggatgctttttccagatggAATGGCCATTTCAgccaggcagtgttacaaaatttattctcctgaattgccaacactcccatcatcccattctggttagcttggaggtcacccacatgttgagaataggctgcctgcttgtcctgggataaagcacagttacttaccgtaacaggtgttatccagggacagcaggcagctattctcacaacccacccacctcccctggttggcttctctgctagctatttgAACTGAGGAAACTTGCGCCTTGCGTGGACaggagggcactcgcgcatgcgctgtGTGGCAGTCGTGAACTTTCTAGGTTTTTGGgttctgcaagcaaatcagcttgcgaagctgtccgcatgGGGCTCCATGGattacgtcacccacatgttgagaatagctgcctgctgtccctggataatacctgttacggtaagtaactgtgctttattattGCACACTTTTCATTCTACTCTTACAAACTTGTTCATTTCTTAATTTGCTGTCTTTCTTAATGCAGATTCTGAAGAACCACCATCTGTAAATCCTTCCAGTGTAGATGAAAATTTAGATTCTGAAGGCGAAAAAGAATCTTTGATCAACGAATGTGAACACAATATCCCTGGAAAAATGCCTTCATCTACCCTTGATGAATATGAGTTTAAAGATGATGAAGATGACAGTGAAATAAGTCAGATGATTGATGATAAACACATTCTCCGACGAGATATTAGAAAAGAAAGTGATTCTGAAATGGAAAATGATGCCCCTTTCTTGAAACAAGAGAAAGTAGATtttccaaaaatatataaaactagaAAACAAAAACCTTCTAGAGTTTTATTTTCAAGTTCAGAAAGTTCAGACGAAGAATGTAATCAAGATAAAAAAGTCCTCTCTCCCCCGTGTTCTATCACTGAAGGTTGCAATTCCAATTTGAGAACTAGAAAGGAACATAGTATTTCAAAtgaacagaaagaaaaggggaaagttaaaaagaagctaaagaaTCAGAGCAAAAATAAAGAGAATCAAGAAGTAAAAcaagaaaaagacagaaaagaaAATAAGGTATCAAATTTAGCACTCAGCTCAGGATTAGATGATTTAGATAAAACTAGAGAAGAGGAGCATTTTAGAAAGTCATTTTGCTCAAAAGATGAGCCCTCATTGCATTTGTTTCATATCACAGCTGGCAAATCTTCAAAGTATCCTTATGGATTAAGTGAGAAGGTCTCTGCCTCACTaaaacaagaaaacactaaaaCATGTTTGATACCAGGAGCTTCTGAAATTTCATTGCAGCCTGAGCTAGAGCAGTTTGACCACAACCCAGATTCTGAATATACACTGGAAAGTTGTACTAGTAAATCTTGCAAGCACAAAGAAAAAAGTAAACATCATCAGAAGGAATTGCTATTAGAATTTGGTGAAAAGTCTAGTCCCAAAAGTAAAGATGATGAGCTTAGCCCTGTGTTTGAAAATTCAGAATGTGTCTTGAAGAAGATGGATAAGgaaggtaaaatattaaaaaaacataaaccaAAACACAAGGAAAAAGACAAACACAGAAAAGAGCAAGATATGGAAAAAGAGAAGCCTAAGTATTGGATTAGTGTTAAAGATTTGCAAAGAAGTATAGCATTTGACAGGGAATTTTGGAAAGAGAACTTCTTTAAAAGTGATGAAATTGAAGATGAATTGCTGAATACAGAGTCTGAGTCTATGCCTTCCGGAAAAACCAATTTAGATAAAATACAGATAAAAGAAGAAAAGTCAACAAAAGAAAGCaacattcaaaaagaaaaaaatatgaagTATGAACAAGAGAAAAGAAAGGATCATGAGAAATTTTGCAAGGATGAAAAAGGAAAAGATGTAAAAGAGAACTTATTTACAGAAAAAGAATTAGAGCCTTTATCTTTAAATGTAGGACTTGAGGAGCATATTGATTTGCACTTAACAGAGAAAGAAATGGATAATGaaatggaaggaaaaaacataaaagaaagtAAAGACAAGACTGAAAAGAAATCTTCAGATAAAGAAAAGGAAGTTGAAAAACTTGACAGAAAAAGtttagagaaagaaaagaagataaaacatgagcataaattagataaagagaaacctgaaacaaatgaatatacagaaaatttaaaaatgagtttGCAATCAACAGAAAAATCACATAAAGAGATTGATAAGATAAAGACTGTTTCTAGTGTtaaaagagacaaagaaagaaataaagacaaacttGATAAAAAACTTGATAAAGAAAAGAGTGATAGGGAACGGCACTTAGGGGAAAATAAAGAGAAGCACTCCTTAGAGAGGAAAGCAAAATTGTTAGAAAAAGATTATGAATATGGTAGACTTGATAAAGCCAAATGGAAAGAAAAGGAGCATAAGAGAAAGGAAAAATACAGAGAGCGAGACAATTTAACAGTTGTAAAACATATTCAAGAAGAAAGACGGCACAGTATGCAAGAAAGTAGTAAGGTAATCCATGAAAAACTATTTTCCATAAAAGAGAAGCCAAAAGAGGATGTATTAAAAACACCagaggggaaggagaaagatagAAAAGATAAAGATATAGACAGGTATAAAGAGCGAGACAAGCACAAAGATAAAATACAACTAACGGTATTAAAATTAAAAGCCTCCGAAACTGACAAACTTAAATCTAAATTGTCCCCATCACCAAAAGATGCTCGACCTAAAGAGAAGAGGCTAGTGAACGATGATTTGATGCAAACAAGCTTTGAAAGAATGTTAAGCCTTAAGGATCTGGAAATCGAACAGTGGCATAGGAAacataaagagaaaataaaacaaaaagaaaaagaaagattaaGGCACCAATCTTCTTTAGAGTTCAATAAGATAAAGGATAAAGATAAATCAAAACAGTCAGTAGCTGAATTAAAAAACAAAGATCTGATTAGATCTAAAAGCTCTGAATTGTCAGATACTTACCCAAAGGAAAAACAGCTGAAGGATGCTACGAGTAGCAGATCACAGTCTGTGGACGTGAAGAATATGACATATTCTACAAAGTCTCTGATAGTGTTAGATAATAGTCTAACTAGATCTCCTAGGTCTGAAAGTGAAAAGCCAGATTTAAGTTCCAGATCAGTGTCTATGATTTCAGTTGCTAGTTCAGAGGACTCTTGTCACACAACCATGACAACTCCAAGACCTGTAATTGAGTATGATTCTGATTTTGCATTGGAAGGCTCTGATTCCCAAATGTCTTTTTCTCAATCACCTTTTTTATCAAGTGCCAAATCTCCTGCTGTCCATGAAAAAGAATCTGATTCCTTAGCTGAATTGCCTGATCGCATTAAATCACCTGTCTGTAGCAAACTCCCACTACCCTATCTACGATCAGCTTGCACTGAAGATGTTAAACTGGTTATAAATGAGTGCCAACCAGTCGTAGAAATGAGACGGTGCAGTATGCCAACTCTTACTTTGGAACATACTAAACAAAGTCAGTCAATATCGGAAAACAGTTTGTATGAATATGGTCAGAATGCTTTGGCAGGGTCCACTTCTTCAAAGTCAGAATTATCTTCATGTGAAATGACTGAAAAGGATTTTCATAACCTTTCTAATTTACATTCCACACTTTCTTCTACAGTTGCATCTCTCAGCTGCAAGTATGTTTTGCCTGATGCAAATGTTAGCAGTGCTTCTCAAACTGGTCCAACAGATACACACTCTTCACATTCAGAATTGTGTGACCAGATTGTTCTTAAtcaacaaaataaagctttggtTATGTCCGCTGATTCATTGAACATCAGTGACCAAGACTCTGAAAACAAGAAATTGAAGGAACAAAACTTTTCTGGATTTTTACCTCAAGATCACACAGACGTGGGAATAACTAGGCCACAAGAATCTCATACAGTTTTGCTGCCTTCTTCACCCA
Protein-coding sequences here:
- the ANKRD12 gene encoding ankyrin repeat domain-containing protein 12 isoform X3, translating into MKEKSSMKRKLPFTISPSRNEEHDSETDSDPGHTSENWGERLIPPYRAYSEREGPEKKKMKKETGNKKSTPVSILFGYPLSERKQMALLMQMTARDNSPDSTPNHPLQTTPTQKRTPSSSTRQKDKVNKRNERGETPLHMAAIRGDVSQVKELIGLGANVNVKDFAGWTPLHEACNMGYYDVAKVLIAAGADVNTQGLDDDTPLHDAASSGHREIVKLLLRHGGNAYQANKHGERPVDIAETEELAQLLKKKVPVSEDEDSYTDSEEPPSVNPSSVDENLDSEGEKESLINECEHNIPGKMPSSTLDEYEFKDDEDDSEISQMIDDKHILRRDIRKESDSEMENDAPFLKQEKVDFPKIYKTRKQKPSRVLFSSSESSDEECNQDKKVLSPPCSITEGCNSNLRTRKEHSISNEQKEKGKVKKKLKNQSKNKENQEVKQEKDRKENKVSNLALSSGLDDLDKTREEEHFRKSFCSKDEPSLHLFHITAGKSSKYPYGLSEKVSASLKQENTKTCLIPGASEISLQPELEQFDHNPDSEYTLESCTSKSCKHKEKSKHHQKELLLEFGEKSSPKSKDDELSPVFENSECVLKKMDKEGKILKKHKPKHKEKDKHRKEQDMEKEKPKYWISVKDLQRSIAFDREFWKENFFKSDEIEDELLNTESESMPSGKTNLDKIQIKEEKSTKESNIQKEKNMKYEQEKRKDHEKFCKDEKGKDVKENLFTEKELEPLSLNVGLEEHIDLHLTEKEMDNEMEGKNIKESKDKTEKKSSDKEKEVEKLDRKSLEKEKKIKHEHKLDKEKPETNEYTENLKMSLQSTEKSHKEIDKIKTVSSVKRDKERNKDKLDKKLDKEKSDRERHLGENKEKHSLERKAKLLEKDYEYGRLDKAKWKEKEHKRKEKYRERDNLTVVKHIQEERRHSMQESSKVIHEKLFSIKEKPKEDVLKTPEGKEKDRKDKDIDRYKERDKHKDKIQLTVLKLKASETDKLKSKLSPSPKDARPKEKRLVNDDLMQTSFERMLSLKDLEIEQWHRKHKEKIKQKEKERLRHQSSLEFNKIKDKDKSKQSVAELKNKDLIRSKSSELSDTYPKEKQLKDATSSRSQSVDVKNMTYSTKSLIVLDNSLTRSPRSESEKPDLSSRSVSMISVASSEDSCHTTMTTPRPVIEYDSDFALEGSDSQMSFSQSPFLSSAKSPAVHEKESDSLAELPDRIKSPVCSKLPLPYLRSACTEDVKLVINECQPVVEMRRCSMPTLTLEHTKQSQSISENSLYEYGQNALAGSTSSKSELSSCEMTEKDFHNLSNLHSTLSSTVASLSCKYVLPDANVSSASQTGPTDTHSSHSELCDQIVLNQQNKALVMSADSLNISDQDSENKKLKEQNFSGFLPQDHTDVGITRPQESHTVLLPSSPIPLSEYTHSDTDAQCISNAVLTSANIVNQGQVILKQQNLVQTLGSVLIASSCVKETETFVFPADKQMTDIGSNVFCPESPNKSNLKDSERVTTSSSPPLLLEKNIVASDDSLQLHGNPGLFNKLKVKTSQTNEEPTDNQGSPCGNGTKFEYLDSVPLVNKFESDPLDINIIGGILKTSGNKSAIQQNNYDTGMSGEDENPAFIPSHLENLSQQSVQEQLQKFSQPVKLDLEDHAEDKIGQQELPQRITRNRASILASQNKHVLTGCSLASDRDAAELAASIRGRIRLTEEEDGQVHHPRKRKITRVPQPVLVSPSLLQAKEKTQQTLAAVVDSLKLEDIQPYQSERTNPYFEYLHIRKKIEERRKLLCSVIPQAPQYYDEYVTFNGSYLLDGNPLSKLCIPTITPPPSLSEPLKELFRQQEVVRMKLRLQHSIEREKLIVSNEQEVLRVHYRAARTLANQSLPFSACTVLLDAEVYNVPQDSQVDDGKTSVRDRFNARQFMSWLQDVDDKFDKLKTCLLMRQQHEAAALNAVQRLEWQLKLQELEPATYKSISIYEIQEFSVPLVDVNDDFELTPI